The DNA segment CCTAACTATTGATCTAGCACAAAGACACTTTCATATTCTAACCAGATTCTTGATTTACGGCATTTTCTATTATTTACTCATTGAAAACAAATAGTATATAAAGAAGTTATACGAAGTGTTACCTAACATCCTTTCCAATTCTATACAGTGTCAATAGTGTACAATATATACTGTTGAGCAGTAACAGTACCTAACCTAACAACCTCTTCCCCCAATCACTCTCAGttgaaggacatctcactggaggccacaggcgctttgtgaagccagcgggacacaatacatggagagatgaccaacccatagctgttgatgaggggagtggaacctcaacccagcacgttatcatgatagaggttagtgtaatTGTGTTGCATTAAAAAGGAGATAGTTTGTAAATCAAATGTGCAGCATTTATTTCAGAAGGGCTAACCTCAGCTGTTCACTTGCTTACATGGACTAATTTATCTGCCATAGAGGAGATTGTGAGACTTCCCTATGACATTGTTATCCAATTTAACTCATGTACCGGTTAAATAACCTCCTCTCTTCTTGTGTCAGTCTGCCGatgcagaggctgcaggtcctggggtcaagcaggagaggtctgaaggagaggaggacccaCGGCACAGCAGAGACATCCAGACTGGAGACCCTACCATCGCTCCAGCGCCGCCCAGGATCCGAAGCAGCATCACAGAGATCAGTGGAACGCCGAACGCCATcctcaagtcagagacagacacagagactttAAGTGTACCACATAGGCTCTTAcacacaggatctgaccacagaTCAGACCCAGTGGGGCTGGAGCGACTGGGCTGGCAAAATGCTCCTGGCTCAGAGTATTTACCGGTATTTCACCAGAGCAAGAGGACGGTTAATTCCCAAGGAGATGATGATGGTGACACGTTAGACACTGGTGGTGATTCATCTTGTTCTTACGCTATAGAGATGGACCCTGGCAACATGACCTTGGgtttagagacacagacagatctgtctagaggggactggaaccagtacagtagtagtgtatactctgaagggtgcctagataagaaaggggaCGATATAGTGGTAGATGAGATGAAAGTGGAGGGCGACACTCCTCTGACATGGAATGCAGATGAGACTCACTTAGGACACTCACAAGGCAGAGATTTCTTAGATTACACGGAGAACTTAGAGACAAATCAAAATGTCACGACCCACTCCCCTCCACATGCTTTCAGGGATTGCGACCCAGAGTCCACGTCAATGGGGCCTTCCGATTTACACAGCCGGGTCCTTttcgatcaggtattgaactcaaacgacatggctagagcccaggctcagggacagggagccacatcaggcaatagtaaagagaagcggttcctctgcatgttctgtaacaaaggcttcagctgcccccagaaggtggagatccaccagagggtccacacaggtgTGAAACcattcagctgtacccagtgtcacatgcgcttcgCTGAGGCTGGcagcctgaagaggcaccagagggtccacacaggagagaaacccttcagctgtacccagtgtcatatGTGTTTCTCCCACTCTTTCAGCCTGAAAAGGCACCaaagggtccacacaggggacaaatcctacagctgcccccagtgtgagaagagctTCACCCACCAGAAccagctgaagatgcacctgaaggtccacatgGGAGAAAGGCCGTTTGCCTGTACGCACTGcaggaagaggttctcagagaggagctacctccggatacaccagcagaaaaaacaTTCCACTTTATAACATAGAAAGTATCCATTCCACTCGATAGCTTCCGACTTTTCGATCAAACCCTGTATTAAAGACAGATTAATTTTCATTGTCTGcagaaaagatccacagatgcatTTGGAATAATGAGAGTAACAGATCTGTGTTGAATATTCTTGGGTAGAATATTGCATCCAGACATTGTTTGATATAAGGCATATATAAGCCTAAAACGGCTGTTACATAATGTTTGTTCTGTGTAAGCTATATGATGTTCACAAATGCCTCTTTCCATGCTTCCATTGAACTATATTATTttccccaatacattttttatgaGAAAATGAATGCAGTTGATGCAGATTTTTAGTTGAGATTTTACtttgacatttttgtcatttagcaggcgctcttatccagaccgtcttacaattagtgcatttaGAAAGctgggtgagacaaccacataacaCGGTCGTAGCAGGTACATTTTCCCTCTAAATAGTTATCAGCAGAGTCAGTGCTTTTTTTGTTGCCTGTTGTATGGGTGGGTAGGAGGCAGCGTGAGATtcatttaagatactctttgaaaaGGTCAGGCTTCAGATTTTTTTCGAAAATGGGCAGGGACTCAGGGGGAAGgcagctggttccaccattgcgGTGCAGGGAACAGCTTGGTCTGGGCTGAGTGGGAAGGGTGGGAGGGCCGAGATACCAGAGGTGGCAGCAGTGAGTGCTTGGTTAGGGGTGTATGGTTGAGCAAAgcatgaagggagagaggggcagcaCCCCTTGCTGCTCTgaaggcaagcaccatggtcttgtagtggatatGAGCTTCGCCTGGGAGCCAGCTGAGTGTGCAGAGCAGCGGTGCGACATGGGAGACCTTGGAAgggttgaacaccaggtgggctgcagcgttctggataagttgcaggggtttgttGGCACAaccagggagcccagccaacagtgagttgaaGTAGtctagacgggagatgacaagagCCTAGGACCTGCGCCGAAGGGTCGTACtttacggatgttgtagagcatgaacctgcaggagcgagtcattgctttgatgtttgcagagaatgacataGTGTtatccagggtcacgccaaggttctttgcactgtGGGAGAGGGACACCGTGTAGTGTTCAACCATGatggagcgggcaggccttccccaggaggaagagcacctgctgatgaaactgtgggtttacacAACTGAAGAATTTATTTTACaccaactgtcagaaaccatctcagggaagctcatctgcgtgcttgtcatcctcaccagggtcttgacctgactgcagttcggcatagtaactgacttcagtgggcaaatgctcactttcaatggccactggcatgctggagaagtgtggtcttcatggatgaatcctagTTTcaaccgggcagatggcagacaagcGTGTATGGCTTAGTGTGGGTGAGccatttgctgatgtcaacgttgtgaacagagtccctcatggtggggttgtggtataggcaggcataagcaacagacaacgaatacaattgcattttatcgatgagcaatttgaatgcacagcgataccgtgacgagatcctgaggcccattgttgtgacATTCATCGCAAAGATCTGGACACAAtgcctggaagctgaaaatgtctgttcttccatggcctgcatactcactctacatgtcacccattgatcatgtttgggatgctctggatcgacgtgtacaacagagtgttccagttcccgccaatatccagcaacttcgcacagccattgacgaggagtgggacaacattccacaggccacaatcaacagcctgatcaactctatgcaaaggagatgtattgtgctgcatgaggcaaatggtggtcacaccagatactgactggttttctgatacacgcccctacctttttttttgttaagtatct comes from the Salmo trutta chromosome 4, fSalTru1.1, whole genome shotgun sequence genome and includes:
- the LOC115191328 gene encoding zinc finger protein 69 homolog: MIESADAEAAGPGVKQERSEGEEDPRHSRDIQTGDPTIAPAPPRIRSSITEISGTPNAILKSETDTETLSVPHRLLHTGSDHRSDPVGLERLGWQNAPGSEYLPVFHQSKRTVNSQGDDDGDTLDTGGDSSCSYAIEMDPGNMTLGLETQTDLSRGDWNQYSSSVYSEGCLDKKGDDIVVDEMKVEGDTPLTWNADETHLGHSQGRDFLDYTENLETNQNVTTHSPPHAFRDCDPESTSMGPSDLHSRVLFDQVLNSNDMARAQAQGQGATSGNSKEKRFLCMFCNKGFSCPQKVEIHQRVHTGVKPFSCTQCHMRFAEAGSLKRHQRVHTGEKPFSCTQCHMCFSHSFSLKRHQRVHTGDKSYSCPQCEKSFTHQNQLKMHLKVHMGERPFACTHCRKRFSERSYLRIHQQKKHSTL